From Bradyrhizobium sp. AZCC 1610:
ACGCAGCGAAAGATGGATGGTGACGGGAACGACGGCGAGCGCCGGCGACCACAACATCATCACCGGCTGGGGCGTGCGGCCGCCATCGGCGGCAAGCTCGGCGAGAAACTCGGTGTGGCCGGGATGGCGGAATCCGGCGCGGTACAGCACGCTCTTCGCGATCGGGTTGGTGACGACGGCGCCGGCTCGCCCCGTCCGGACATGGTCGACCGCGTGGCGAATGGAGGCCAGCGCAGCGCTTGCGCTGGTATCGTCGGGCTGTCCGGGGCGTGCGGTGGCGATTTCGCCTGTTGCCACCACGGGCAACGCCTTCGCGAATGTCGCGCTCGCATCCTCGGGCGCGGCATCGGCAAGCTCGACCTGCAATCCCAGGACTTTCGCCCGCTCGGCGAAGAACGCGCGATCGCCGAGTAGATAGAACGGCGGAAGGTCGAGCTCGCTACGCCGCAGCCATGCCGCGATGGCGATGTCGGGGCCGATGCCCGCGGGCTCGCCGGATGTCAGCGCGAGGGGTTTTGCCATGCATCAACGACATTCGATCATTGCAGCTTTGCGGATGTCGTTCAGATAGGCTTTCTGTTTTGTCTCGTATTTCTGGGCGTACATCTTTTCCCGGATTTCCCGCTTCTTCGGCGTATCGATCTTGGTCGGTTTCCTCTCGCACAATGCCACCATCTCCACGCCCTGTTTGGTGATTTCGGGCGGGGTCAAACGACCGATTGGCGTCTTGTCCAGCAATTCGCGAAGCGGGCCCGGGATGTCGGCCGAAGTCTTGGTCACGGTGTCGCGGATCGCAGCGTTCTGCATCGACTTGAAGTAGGAGTTGGCCTGCTCGCAGGTCTGGACGCGCTCGCGCAAGGATTCCGCTTCCTTGCGCCGCAGGTCGATCGCCGCTTGCGCCGAGCCGCGCGGCACGATCAGCACGATCGGCCGCAGCTTGTATTCGAACGCCTCGGTCTGGGTTGGTTCGCCGCTTTCCTGGGCGGCGGCCGCAACGTCTTTCTCGCCGACTTGCAGGCTCTCCTTGAAGCGGCCGCGCACCAGACTGCCCCAGACCATCTCGGCCTTGAGGCGGGACTTCAGCGTTTCCGGCCGGACACCGCTGCTCTCCAGGGACTTGGTGAGCTGCTCGGGCGACAGCCGCATCCGCTGGCTCATTCCCGCATAGGCCTGATCGATATCGCTGGCGGAAGGATCGACGCCGAATCTCTTGGCTTCCTTGATCTTCACCTTTTCGTTGGTCAGTTCGTCGATCACTTCCTGCCGCGGCATTTGCTTCCGCGTGGTCAGGAAGTTGAGCTTGGTACGCTGCTCGATATCGAGACTGGTGATGGGCTCGCCGTTGACCATGCAGGCCACCGACTGAGCGGGCACTGGCGAAACCCCGCCGGCCAGCACGGCAAGCGCGACGGCGCCGCCGGCGGCAAGGGACCAAACATTGGACCAAAGTCGGCGAGAAAGGAGCTTGATGGTCGTCATGGTCATGTCAGCCGTATCAACCAATTCGTACCGCGTTGCGCTGGGTACTGTCCGGCAAGGTCGGGCCTCACGCTACTGCATGCCGGTGTTGCCGGCCGTCGAGGACGAATTCGCGATGGTCCGCAGGCCGATCTGCAGCATGAACGCGTGGCTGAGCACCGGCGGCGTCGTCCCGGCGGAGTAGTTGTAGGACGTGACGTAATTGGCCGCCAGCACGAAGCAGTCATCCACATAGCCTGCGCCAACGATGTACTGGTTCAGCTTGTTGGCTTCAAGATCCCACCGCGCCGAGCCCGACACGACCCAGTTCGACGCCAGCTTGATCGACGCGCTGCCGAGCAGGCCTTCGCGCCGGGTCAGATAGCCGAGTTCCGGCTGCTCGGCATAATTGCCGTACATCATGCTGACCGACCAGCGGTCGAATGAGGCGCGTCCCTCGGCTTCGAAGCGATTGACGTTCAACGTCGCCTCATCAATGCGCGAGCGCACGCTGAACGTATAGGTGCGGTTCGGCGAATAGTTGACGCGAGCGACGTAGTCGGACCGGGGGGTCTGCAGGCCGGAATCGAGCCCGGTATTGGTCACGTCGTGCACGGCGTACGAGTTCAGGCCGAACAACTGGTAGGATTGTCCGAACAGCACATTGACGCTGCCGCCGCGATCGAACTGCGTGGTCGCCTGGACGCCGACATTGGCGCGGCCGCCGCCTTCGACGCGGTCGTAGCCCGAGAACTTGTCGACCGCGAACAGGTTGCTGGCGTCGAACACCATGCTCTGGGCGTCCTCGTTGGGCAGCTTGCCGGCGTAGGTCTCGTTGGGACGAGCGATGATCTGCGCGATCGGCTCGATCGTGGTGGTGCCCCAGGGCTGTACGTTGATGAAGGGGTAGCGATATTCGAGGCCGACGGCCGGCATCGGGCGCAGCGCCTGCGTGTCGCCGACAGGAAGGAAATTCGAAACACCGGGTTGGTTCGAAACCGAGGCGTTGATGGCGTCGGCGCGCAGAATCGCAAACGGCGTCCAGATCTGGCCGAACGGATCGGTGAACGACTTCCGCCATTGCGCCTCGGCCGTCAGGCGCGTGTAAGTGCCGGGGAAGCCGCGCAACAGGCATTGCGACGGCGTCCGCGCCAGCGGATCGGCGGACGTCGTGGTGCACAGGCTGGCGGTGTTCGCCAATGTCGTGATCGGATCGAAGGCCGCGGTCGTACGCGACAGGCTGGTGAAATTCGTCTTGTAGCTGACCTCGCCGCCGAGGACTGGGTGGTTGAGGACGTTGGAATAGTCGATGACCGGATGAATCACCGGCACCTGGTCCTGGTTGCCGGAGAAGGAGAGGTAATAGATCGTGCGCGCGTCGAAGAAGCTGCGATTGCCGACGCCGGTCAGATAAAGCTGCGAGATGGCTTCCGTCGGAAGGCTCAGGAACGAGCCCAGCGGGTCCTTGTACTGGGCCAGCCGGTAATCCGAGAAGAAGTAGTAGTCCGACAGCAGAACGCCGTCCCAGCCCCAAACCCATTTGTCGTTGAGCGCGAACTGGCCTTTGGTGTCGAGGCCGCCGCGGAACTGGCGGTCGCCGGGTTGACCGGCGTAGGCGCCCTGGTCGAGCTGATCGATGCCGTAGGCGCGGATCTGGTAGGAGCCGTTGATCAGGCGCTGGCGGAATTCGCCCTGGAACAGCACGCCTTGCTTGGTGGTGAAGCGCGGATTGAAGGTCGCGTCATAATCCGGCGCGATCGCCCAATAGAACGGGGTTTCCACGCCGTAACCGTAGCCGGTGACCGTCGTGAAGGACGGCATCAGGAAACCCGTCTTGCGCTTGACGGTCGGATCTGGCGTCGAAAAATACGGCAGATACGCCATCGGCACGCCGAAGAACTCGAGCTGCGCGTTTTCGAAGTACAGCATCTTGTCGGTCTGGTCGTGGATGATGCGCGCACCCTTGACCTGCCACAGCGGCGGCTTCTTCGGATTGTCCTTGCAGGGCGCGCAGGCGGTATACACGCCGTTTTCGAACACGGTGTAATTGCCGGCGGAACGGTCGGCGCGCGTCGCCGCCATCCGCGTGGCGTCCTCGGTGTCGACGCGGAGCGAATCGACGAACCCGTCACGGTAGTCGTCGCTCAGATCCATGATGTTGGCGTAGGTGACTTTGCCTTCCGCATCGGTCAGGCGGATGTTGC
This genomic window contains:
- a CDS encoding LPS-assembly protein LptD → MAVVAARQLRSPAFRRRTDVRRYRARLAAVGVPIFALLAGIVLAGSIELALTVPASAQSFTYNPRPPKPPPRPANNDGRMTVQAVEVDYDYNNQRVSAVGNVQMFYNGTSVEADKIIYDQKTKRLHAEGNIRLTDAEGKVTYANIMDLSDDYRDGFVDSLRVDTEDATRMAATRADRSAGNYTVFENGVYTACAPCKDNPKKPPLWQVKGARIIHDQTDKMLYFENAQLEFFGVPMAYLPYFSTPDPTVKRKTGFLMPSFTTVTGYGYGVETPFYWAIAPDYDATFNPRFTTKQGVLFQGEFRQRLINGSYQIRAYGIDQLDQGAYAGQPGDRQFRGGLDTKGQFALNDKWVWGWDGVLLSDYYFFSDYRLAQYKDPLGSFLSLPTEAISQLYLTGVGNRSFFDARTIYYLSFSGNQDQVPVIHPVIDYSNVLNHPVLGGEVSYKTNFTSLSRTTAAFDPITTLANTASLCTTTSADPLARTPSQCLLRGFPGTYTRLTAEAQWRKSFTDPFGQIWTPFAILRADAINASVSNQPGVSNFLPVGDTQALRPMPAVGLEYRYPFINVQPWGTTTIEPIAQIIARPNETYAGKLPNEDAQSMVFDASNLFAVDKFSGYDRVEGGGRANVGVQATTQFDRGGSVNVLFGQSYQLFGLNSYAVHDVTNTGLDSGLQTPRSDYVARVNYSPNRTYTFSVRSRIDEATLNVNRFEAEGRASFDRWSVSMMYGNYAEQPELGYLTRREGLLGSASIKLASNWVVSGSARWDLEANKLNQYIVGAGYVDDCFVLAANYVTSYNYSAGTTPPVLSHAFMLQIGLRTIANSSSTAGNTGMQ
- the pdxA gene encoding 4-hydroxythreonine-4-phosphate dehydrogenase PdxA, coding for MAKPLALTSGEPAGIGPDIAIAAWLRRSELDLPPFYLLGDRAFFAERAKVLGLQVELADAAPEDASATFAKALPVVATGEIATARPGQPDDTSASAALASIRHAVDHVRTGRAGAVVTNPIAKSVLYRAGFRHPGHTEFLAELAADGGRTPQPVMMLWSPALAVVPVTIHLSLREALAQLSSELIVTTARIAVADLKAHFGLAQPRLAISGLNPHAGEDGSLGSEDIDIVAPAVETLRKDGIDARGPLPADTMFHAAARKTYDCAICMYHDQALIPIKTIAFEDAVNVTLGLPFIRTSPDHGTAFDIAGTGKANPSSLAAALRLAARMATTKPS
- a CDS encoding SurA N-terminal domain-containing protein, yielding MTTIKLLSRRLWSNVWSLAAGGAVALAVLAGGVSPVPAQSVACMVNGEPITSLDIEQRTKLNFLTTRKQMPRQEVIDELTNEKVKIKEAKRFGVDPSASDIDQAYAGMSQRMRLSPEQLTKSLESSGVRPETLKSRLKAEMVWGSLVRGRFKESLQVGEKDVAAAAQESGEPTQTEAFEYKLRPIVLIVPRGSAQAAIDLRRKEAESLRERVQTCEQANSYFKSMQNAAIRDTVTKTSADIPGPLRELLDKTPIGRLTPPEITKQGVEMVALCERKPTKIDTPKKREIREKMYAQKYETKQKAYLNDIRKAAMIECR